In the genome of Caldalkalibacillus salinus, one region contains:
- the coaBC gene encoding bifunctional phosphopantothenoylcysteine decarboxylase/phosphopantothenate--cysteine ligase CoaBC, producing the protein MSVEGKLIVLGVSGGIAAYKAATVCSQLKQKGADVRVIMTESATKFVQPLTFQALSRHHVYTDTFEEADPSVVSHIDLADHADLFLVAPATANVIAKLANGQADDMLSTTLLATQAPVWMAPAMNGHMYDHPAVQDNMNTIRNRGVKLIAPGEGLLACGYVGKGRLPEPNDLIQEVEAYFSRGHETTRRWWGEKKVLVTAGPTRENLDPVRYISNYSSGKMGYALAQAAAEAGAKVTLVSGPVSLTPPPQVEVINVTSTQEMYEAVSSRFEQVDVVIKAAAVVDYQPAEVAEQKIKKAGETMTLQLTKTKDILKTLGARKTDQILVGFAAETTNIEEHASQKLEKKNLDYIVVNDVTQQGAGFGTDTNIAAVLHRSGTKETWSLRSKAVLAHNILGHIAEQEGKR; encoded by the coding sequence ATGAGTGTAGAGGGAAAACTGATCGTGTTAGGTGTATCAGGCGGGATTGCAGCTTACAAGGCAGCGACGGTATGTAGTCAGCTCAAACAAAAGGGTGCAGATGTCAGGGTGATCATGACGGAGTCAGCAACTAAATTCGTACAACCCTTAACGTTCCAAGCTTTATCTCGGCATCATGTGTATACCGATACATTTGAAGAAGCAGATCCTTCTGTTGTATCCCATATAGACCTTGCTGACCATGCTGATCTATTCCTAGTCGCACCTGCAACGGCTAACGTCATTGCTAAGCTAGCAAACGGCCAAGCTGATGATATGCTCTCAACAACGTTATTAGCAACACAGGCGCCAGTATGGATGGCCCCCGCCATGAATGGTCATATGTATGATCATCCGGCTGTCCAAGACAATATGAACACCATCCGTAACAGAGGAGTAAAACTGATCGCCCCGGGCGAAGGCTTGCTCGCCTGTGGCTATGTGGGTAAGGGACGTTTGCCTGAACCAAATGACCTCATCCAAGAGGTGGAAGCTTACTTTTCAAGAGGACATGAGACTACAAGACGATGGTGGGGAGAAAAAAAGGTTCTTGTGACCGCAGGGCCTACAAGGGAAAACCTTGACCCTGTTCGATATATTTCAAATTACTCCTCAGGAAAAATGGGCTATGCCTTAGCCCAAGCAGCAGCCGAAGCCGGAGCAAAAGTCACGCTTGTTAGCGGGCCTGTATCGTTAACACCACCTCCTCAAGTCGAAGTCATCAATGTGACATCGACGCAAGAGATGTATGAGGCGGTGTCCTCGCGTTTTGAACAGGTTGATGTCGTCATAAAAGCAGCGGCAGTTGTTGATTATCAACCTGCTGAAGTAGCAGAGCAAAAAATCAAAAAGGCTGGAGAGACGATGACCCTACAGCTAACCAAGACGAAGGACATTTTAAAAACATTAGGTGCAAGAAAAACAGACCAAATTTTAGTCGGATTTGCTGCTGAAACCACAAACATTGAAGAACACGCCTCACAGAAATTAGAGAAAAAGAACCTCGATTACATCGTCGTCAATGATGTCACCCAACAGGGAGCTGGCTTCGGCACAGATACGAATATCGCAGCGGTTCTACACCGATCTGGGACAAAGGAAACGTGGTCACTCAGGTCCAAGGCAGTTCTAGCGCATAACATACTCGGTCACATCGCTGAGCAAGAAGGCAAGCGTTGA
- the def gene encoding peptide deformylase, whose product MGIRMIVKHPDPILREKTIEVKNINKNIIKLLDDMAETMYDADGVGLAAPQVGIPKRVTVIDVGDDNGLIELINPVIVSKSGEQLGPEGCLSFPGLLGDVRRAQKCKVRALNRHGETFEIEGEDLLARALQHEIDHLNGVLFTDHVEQYYEKEE is encoded by the coding sequence GTGGGTATTCGTATGATTGTTAAACACCCAGACCCTATCCTTCGTGAAAAAACGATAGAAGTCAAGAACATTAATAAAAACATCATTAAACTGTTAGATGACATGGCTGAAACGATGTATGACGCGGATGGTGTAGGATTAGCTGCACCTCAAGTGGGGATTCCCAAAAGAGTGACTGTCATTGATGTTGGAGATGACAACGGACTGATTGAACTGATTAACCCTGTCATCGTCTCCAAGTCAGGTGAACAGTTAGGTCCAGAGGGATGTTTGAGTTTTCCAGGCTTATTAGGTGATGTTCGCCGAGCGCAAAAATGTAAAGTACGAGCACTGAACCGTCACGGTGAAACGTTTGAGATTGAAGGTGAAGACCTCCTTGCGCGAGCCTTACAGCACGAAATTGATCATTTAAACGGCGTGCTTTTCACAGACCATGTGGAGCAGTACTACGAGAAGGAAGAGTAA
- the priA gene encoding primosomal protein N' → MCAIKTEDHSRYPMAEVLVNVAAQDVDRTFDYLIPPALSDQLQKGARVVVPFGPRKVQGYVLNIKDVHEEPQHRLKSVEQVLDEKPPLTEELIELGHWMKREYTCLLVSAMEAMIPAVLKAKTKRKVTYQNGKRQTTYEVADKVTQRVQTFVKLCVPEQEVGHHLEKLHAKAVKQRKVLTTLAERQQAWLLSDLLAACDTTLSTVKALEEKGLVQRVKKEKRRDPYAAHHFERSSPLPLTEEQQQALQQITAQVDRQESRTFLVHGVTGSGKTELYLQSIAYILEQGKEAIVLVPEISLTPQMVERFKGRFGEQVAVLHSRLSSGERYDEWRRIRDGQVKVAIGARSALFAPFQNLGLIIIDEEHESSYKQEESPKYHARDVAIFRAQYHQVPVVLGSATPTLESFARAQKGVYQLISLHQRIQGSQLPEVEVVDMRQELKAGNRTMFSRPLYEKINACLERREQMVLFLNRRGYNTFVMCRDCGYVAECPHCDISLTFHKRDGAHRCHYCGYEERQLSVCPQCESEHIRFFGTGTQKVEEELYKHFPGIRVIRMDVDTTQKKGAHEQHLQAFREQKADCLLGTQMIAKGLDFERVTLVGVIAADALLHLPDFRAAEKTFQLLTQVSGRAGRHELPGKVVVQSYTPDHYSIETASKHDYNTFYQLEMKNRRQRGYPPYYFLTLITFSHPDLPYLVKVCEQSVQWVKQQVSPNTIVLGPVASPIPRIKDRYRYQCMIKYRDEPQLGGLLTQLIERNDIHINKNDLILQVDRNPQILM, encoded by the coding sequence ATGTGTGCAATTAAAACAGAAGATCATAGCCGTTACCCAATGGCGGAAGTGCTAGTCAATGTGGCTGCACAAGACGTTGACCGCACTTTCGATTACTTGATTCCCCCTGCGCTTAGCGACCAACTTCAAAAAGGGGCCAGAGTGGTGGTCCCCTTCGGTCCGAGGAAAGTCCAAGGCTATGTGCTTAATATAAAGGACGTGCATGAGGAACCTCAGCACCGTCTTAAATCCGTTGAACAAGTTCTCGACGAAAAACCTCCTTTGACAGAAGAATTGATTGAGCTAGGACATTGGATGAAAAGGGAGTACACTTGTTTACTCGTTTCTGCTATGGAAGCCATGATTCCCGCTGTCCTCAAAGCGAAAACAAAACGAAAAGTGACGTATCAGAACGGGAAGCGGCAAACCACATATGAAGTGGCTGATAAGGTCACCCAACGTGTTCAAACGTTTGTTAAGTTATGTGTCCCTGAACAGGAAGTCGGGCATCATCTTGAGAAGCTGCATGCTAAAGCGGTTAAACAAAGAAAAGTCTTAACAACCTTGGCTGAAAGGCAACAGGCATGGTTACTATCTGACCTCCTTGCTGCTTGTGATACGACACTCTCCACCGTGAAGGCTTTAGAAGAGAAGGGGCTCGTCCAACGGGTGAAAAAAGAGAAACGGAGAGATCCTTATGCGGCCCATCACTTTGAACGTTCATCCCCTTTACCCCTAACGGAAGAACAGCAACAAGCGTTACAACAAATCACAGCGCAGGTCGATCGCCAGGAGTCCCGAACGTTCTTGGTTCACGGGGTAACCGGGAGTGGTAAGACGGAATTATATTTACAATCTATAGCTTATATCTTAGAACAGGGAAAAGAGGCCATCGTGCTCGTACCCGAAATATCTTTAACACCGCAAATGGTTGAGCGCTTTAAGGGGCGTTTTGGCGAACAAGTCGCGGTCTTGCATAGCCGCTTGTCCTCAGGTGAACGTTACGATGAATGGAGAAGAATCAGAGACGGGCAAGTGAAGGTGGCCATCGGAGCAAGGTCTGCTCTCTTTGCCCCTTTTCAAAACCTGGGTCTCATCATTATCGACGAAGAGCATGAAAGTTCTTACAAGCAGGAAGAATCACCGAAGTACCATGCTAGGGACGTGGCGATCTTTCGTGCACAGTATCACCAAGTCCCTGTTGTTTTAGGGAGTGCGACGCCAACCTTGGAAAGCTTTGCCCGGGCTCAAAAAGGGGTCTATCAACTTATTTCCTTACACCAGAGAATTCAAGGCAGTCAACTGCCCGAAGTTGAAGTGGTGGACATGCGGCAAGAATTAAAAGCAGGCAATCGTACCATGTTCAGCCGTCCGTTATATGAGAAAATTAACGCGTGCCTTGAGCGGAGGGAACAGATGGTGCTGTTCCTCAATCGGAGAGGCTATAACACGTTTGTCATGTGTCGAGACTGTGGGTATGTAGCAGAATGTCCCCATTGTGATATTTCTTTGACGTTCCATAAAAGAGATGGGGCACACCGCTGTCATTATTGCGGCTATGAAGAGCGTCAATTGAGCGTCTGTCCACAATGTGAGAGTGAGCATATTCGCTTCTTCGGTACGGGTACTCAAAAAGTGGAGGAGGAACTATACAAGCATTTTCCGGGGATACGTGTGATTCGTATGGATGTGGATACAACTCAGAAAAAAGGGGCCCATGAACAACACCTTCAAGCTTTTAGAGAGCAGAAAGCGGATTGTCTTCTGGGCACGCAAATGATTGCCAAGGGCCTAGATTTTGAGCGTGTGACGCTTGTGGGTGTCATCGCAGCTGATGCTCTTCTGCATTTGCCCGATTTTCGTGCCGCAGAGAAAACCTTTCAACTTTTAACCCAAGTGAGTGGACGTGCGGGCCGCCATGAGCTTCCGGGAAAAGTAGTCGTCCAATCTTATACACCTGATCACTACAGTATCGAAACAGCGTCAAAGCATGATTACAACACATTTTACCAATTAGAAATGAAAAACAGAAGACAGAGGGGCTATCCACCCTATTACTTCCTCACATTAATCACCTTTTCACATCCCGACTTACCATACCTTGTGAAAGTGTGTGAACAATCGGTACAATGGGTGAAACAGCAGGTATCACCAAATACAATCGTTTTGGGACCTGTAGCCTCGCCGATTCCAAGGATCAAAGATAGATATCGATACCAATGCATGATAAAATATAGGGATGAACCTCAATTGGGAGGTTTGTTAACACAACTGATTGAACGTAATGACATACATATAAATAAAAATGACCTCATACTTCAAGTGGATCGTAATCCACAAATTCTAATGTAG
- the remA gene encoding extracellular matrix/biofilm regulator RemA has protein sequence MKLINIGFGNIVSAQRIVSIVSPESSPIKRVIQTARDRNMLIDATYGRRTRAVIITDSDHVILSAVQPETVAQRLNSKDDLSDES, from the coding sequence ATGAAACTTATCAATATCGGTTTCGGGAATATCGTGAGCGCACAACGCATCGTATCGATCGTAAGCCCAGAATCATCTCCCATTAAGAGAGTGATACAAACGGCTCGTGACCGTAATATGTTGATTGACGCGACATATGGTAGAAGAACGAGAGCGGTTATTATTACTGATAGTGACCATGTTATTTTATCCGCCGTTCAACCAGAAACGGTCGCTCAGCGTTTAAATTCCAAAGATGATTTATCGGATGAATCATAA
- the rpoZ gene encoding DNA-directed RNA polymerase subunit omega yields MLYPSIDDLLQRVDSKYKLVALAARRARELRERNDTHIEDPQSNKLVGVSLEEILEGAIEVGDNVTEKKVDEVTEAE; encoded by the coding sequence ATGCTATATCCATCTATTGATGATTTATTACAAAGAGTTGATTCAAAATACAAGCTCGTTGCACTAGCGGCCAGACGCGCGCGTGAATTAAGAGAAAGAAACGATACACATATAGAAGACCCGCAATCGAACAAATTGGTCGGTGTATCATTGGAAGAAATACTAGAGGGCGCTATTGAAGTTGGTGACAACGTAACTGAAAAAAAGGTGGATGAAGTAACTGAAGCGGAATAA
- the gmk gene encoding guanylate kinase, protein MDKGRGLLIVLSGPSGVGKGTVCSALRSQSQNFVYSVSATTRAPREGEVDGVNYFFKTKAEFERMIEQNELLEWAEYVNNYYGTPRAYVEEQLDKGNDVFLEIEVQGALKVKEKFPEGVFIFLAPPSMEELKNRITTRGTETDESLKNRLSVAKEEIGMIEHYDYAVVNDEVDLACDRIKAIITAEHCKSRVNQYKNMI, encoded by the coding sequence GTGGACAAAGGTAGAGGTTTACTCATTGTACTTTCTGGACCTTCTGGCGTAGGAAAAGGCACAGTCTGCTCGGCTTTAAGAAGTCAATCGCAGAATTTCGTGTATTCTGTTTCGGCTACGACCCGGGCACCTAGAGAGGGAGAAGTTGATGGGGTTAATTATTTTTTCAAAACGAAAGCAGAATTTGAACGGATGATTGAACAGAATGAGCTTTTAGAATGGGCAGAATATGTGAATAATTACTATGGTACACCAAGAGCCTATGTTGAAGAGCAACTAGACAAGGGGAATGACGTTTTCCTAGAAATTGAAGTACAGGGTGCGCTAAAAGTAAAAGAAAAATTCCCTGAAGGCGTATTTATCTTCCTCGCACCGCCAAGTATGGAAGAGCTGAAGAACCGAATTACAACGAGAGGGACAGAAACGGACGAATCACTAAAGAACCGTTTATCTGTGGCCAAGGAAGAGATCGGTATGATTGAACACTACGATTATGCTGTGGTTAATGATGAAGTTGACTTAGCTTGTGATCGTATTAAGGCCATTATTACGGCAGAACACTGCAAATCCAGGGTCAATCAATACAAAAACATGATATAA